A portion of the Natronococcus sp. AD-5 genome contains these proteins:
- a CDS encoding PHP domain-containing protein — MYDFHAHTNYSDGTFLPGMVRAAESAGLGGIGFADHCTASARDSATAVRDRYGFTLDITYGRRRRAIERIREEATIEVFDAVEMDYDPRDEPEIRAFLEEAGFDYTIGSVHDVDDENVQVSSNFRDLGEADRKDVVDGYVENLVALVESELFDVAAHLDLVERTPPLRGLATVDHYERVALAFADSRTIPEINAGRATTDAEIVHPDEEFLEALREYDVPVTLGTDSHRSDEIGERATVLEEFIATHDLEPVSPPSVH, encoded by the coding sequence ATGTACGATTTCCACGCCCACACGAACTACTCCGACGGGACGTTTCTCCCCGGGATGGTTCGGGCCGCCGAGTCGGCCGGCCTCGGGGGGATCGGCTTCGCCGACCACTGCACGGCCAGCGCGCGCGACTCGGCGACCGCCGTTCGCGACCGGTACGGGTTCACCCTCGACATCACGTACGGGCGACGGCGGCGAGCCATCGAACGAATTCGCGAGGAGGCGACGATCGAAGTATTCGACGCCGTCGAGATGGACTACGACCCGCGGGACGAACCCGAGATCCGGGCGTTTCTCGAGGAAGCCGGATTCGACTACACCATCGGCAGCGTCCACGACGTCGACGACGAGAACGTGCAGGTGTCGTCGAACTTCCGGGACCTGGGCGAGGCGGACCGCAAGGACGTCGTCGACGGCTACGTCGAGAACCTGGTCGCGCTCGTCGAGTCGGAGCTGTTCGACGTCGCGGCCCACCTCGATCTCGTCGAACGGACGCCGCCGCTGCGCGGCCTGGCGACGGTGGACCACTACGAGCGGGTCGCGCTGGCGTTCGCCGACTCGCGGACGATCCCCGAAATCAACGCCGGGCGGGCGACGACGGACGCCGAGATCGTCCACCCCGACGAGGAGTTCCTCGAGGCGCTGCGCGAGTACGACGTCCCCGTCACCCTCGGGACGGACTCCCACCGCTCCGACGAGATCGGCGAGCGGGCGACGGTTCTCGAGGAGTTCATCGCGACCCACGATCTCGAGCCGGTCTCGCCACCGAGCGTCCACTGA
- a CDS encoding DUF2237 family protein: protein MTADRNVFGGELEPCSTDPTTGFLRDGCCRRVESDRGRHELCAVVTEGFLQFSAAQGNDLTTPRPDLEFPGLEPGDRWCLCLARWLEAVEADRAPPVVLEATHEAVLRDVDPDLLREHEYDRREQGDRMGTDSDSVSDSPK from the coding sequence ATGACCGCCGATCGGAACGTCTTCGGGGGCGAACTCGAGCCCTGTAGCACCGACCCGACGACCGGCTTCTTGCGGGACGGCTGCTGTCGCCGCGTCGAGTCGGATCGCGGCCGTCACGAGCTCTGTGCCGTCGTCACCGAGGGGTTCCTGCAGTTCAGCGCGGCGCAGGGAAACGACCTCACGACGCCTCGACCCGACCTCGAGTTCCCGGGGCTCGAGCCGGGCGACCGCTGGTGTCTCTGTCTCGCGCGCTGGCTCGAGGCCGTCGAGGCCGACCGCGCGCCGCCGGTGGTGCTCGAAGCGACCCACGAGGCCGTCCTCCGGGACGTGGACCCGGATCTCCTCCGCGAACACGAGTACGATCGACGGGAGCAGGGCGATCGAATGGGGACGGATTCGGACTCCGTCTCCGACTCGCCGAAGTGA
- a CDS encoding winged helix-turn-helix transcriptional regulator, with the protein MSSTGSRTEKTHEDKNPDACSVVEAVSEIGSEWRLIVLHDLAEEEKRFNELKRSTGASSRTLSRVLDDLEDAGLVDRRVEEKPIATFYSLTESGVALCPVFNELETWADEWL; encoded by the coding sequence ATGTCATCCACAGGATCACGAACTGAGAAAACGCACGAGGACAAGAATCCGGACGCGTGTTCGGTCGTCGAGGCGGTGAGCGAGATCGGCTCCGAGTGGCGGCTGATCGTCCTCCACGATCTCGCCGAAGAGGAGAAGCGCTTCAACGAACTCAAGCGGTCAACGGGTGCCAGCTCCCGGACGCTCTCGCGCGTGCTGGACGACCTCGAAGATGCGGGGCTCGTGGACCGCCGCGTCGAGGAGAAACCGATCGCCACCTTTTACTCGCTCACCGAAAGCGGAGTAGCGTTGTGCCCCGTGTTCAACGAACTCGAAACCTGGGCCGACGAGTGGCTCTGA
- a CDS encoding DoxX family protein, whose product MAVTGIESVLLLVARLLFGGVIAFMGLNHFLQSAEMTGYAQYKGLPTPRLSVLASGVVLVLGGLGIVAGVFPLISAVVVAGFILVSALTMHDFWAVDDDRRQDELTHFLKNVVMAGGALAIAALGAQSWAIGLGIGL is encoded by the coding sequence ATGGCGGTCACTGGGATCGAGAGCGTCCTCCTCCTGGTTGCGCGACTCCTCTTCGGCGGAGTGATCGCGTTTATGGGGCTGAACCACTTCCTCCAGTCTGCGGAGATGACCGGTTACGCCCAGTACAAGGGCCTCCCGACACCGAGACTATCGGTGCTGGCGTCCGGGGTAGTGCTGGTGCTGGGTGGACTCGGAATCGTCGCGGGCGTGTTCCCGCTGATAAGCGCAGTTGTGGTTGCCGGCTTTATCCTCGTCTCCGCGCTCACGATGCACGACTTCTGGGCCGTTGACGACGACCGACGGCAGGATGAACTCACCCACTTCCTGAAGAACGTCGTTATGGCGGGCGGCGCCCTCGCAATCGCAGCCCTGGGAGCCCAGAGCTGGGCGATCGGTCTCGGTATCGGCCTCTAA
- a CDS encoding VOC family protein yields the protein MPTFFPFENGRPGRVGRGQTSATAFVVPEGSVEYWIDPLESHDVEVDSPRARFDETVVPFRDRDGQPPELVTGTTDIEPWADGPVPAEDAIRGFHGACRW from the coding sequence GTGCCGACGTTCTTTCCGTTCGAGAACGGTCGTCCGGGCCGCGTCGGTCGCGGCCAGACGAGTGCGACCGCGTTCGTCGTTCCCGAGGGATCGGTCGAGTACTGGATCGATCCTCTGGAGTCCCATGACGTCGAGGTCGATTCACCTCGAGCCAGATTCGACGAGACCGTCGTCCCGTTCCGGGATCGCGACGGCCAGCCGCCGGAACTCGTGACGGGTACAACCGATATCGAACCGTGGGCAGACGGACCGGTTCCCGCGGAGGACGCGATCCGCGGGTTCCACGGCGCCTGTCGCTGGTAG